One stretch of Tepidibacter hydrothermalis DNA includes these proteins:
- the nifJ gene encoding pyruvate:ferredoxin (flavodoxin) oxidoreductase, which produces MAKQMKTMDGNTAAAYVSYAFTDVAAIYPITPSSPMAEHVDEWSANGMKNIFGQKVQVVELQSEGGASGAVHGSLAAGALTTTFTASQGLLLMIPNMYKIAGELLPGVFHVSARAIASHALSIFGDHSDVMAARQTGFAFLASGSVQEVIDLGGVAHLASIKSRVPFVHFFDGFRTSHEIQKVELIDHADFARLADKDAVKEFRNRALNPEHPVTRGTAQNPDIFFQARESSNTYYEKVPGIVAEYMKEISEITGREYKPFNYYGAEDAENVIIAMGSVTDTIEETIDYLASKGEKVGLVKVRLYRPFSPEYFFNVLPKSVKKIAVLDRTKEPGALGEPLYQDVRTLFYGKENAPIIVGGRYGLGSKDTTPSQIKAVYDNLKKAEIKNNFTLGIIDDVTNTSLEITEEINTAPEGTIRCKFWGLGSDGTVGANKSAIKIIGDKTDLYAQGYFSYDSKKSGGITISHLRFGKQPIKSTYLINEADFIACHNQSYVEQYDLLKGLKKEGSFVLNCKWGMEELEEKLPASMKKYIADNKINFYTINATDIAAEIGLGNRINMIMQSAFFKLAEVIELDKAVEYLKESIVKSYGKKGEKVVNMNYAAVDKGLDALVKVEVPASWSTAVQSEVAIGESKEVPEFVEKILNPINRQEGDSLPVSTFVGREDGTFENGSAAYEKRGIAVNVPEWQIDNCIQCNQCSFVCPHAAIRPVLLTEEEVKNAPEGFKTKKAVGKGLEGLQYRMQVTTMDCTGCGNCADICPSKEKSLIMKPLETQTEVEVPNWDYAMTVSPKEDLVSPNNVKGSQFKQPLFEFSGACAGCGETPYAKVVTQLFGDRMIIANATGCSSIWGGSAPTTPYCTNHEGKGPAWANSLFEDNAEFGFGMSVAVKQMRNKLIDSINAILELDIADEYKTVFTEWLNSKEDGELSKASSAKVLELLKSNNITDEKAKELLVEIEDKKDYLIKKSMWIVGGDGWAYDIGYGGLDHVLASGENVNVLVFDTEIYSNTGGQSSKATPTGAVAKFAASGKKIKKKDLGMIAATYGYVYVAQVAMGADKNQFMKALIEAEKYDGPSLIIAYAPCISHGIKEGMGRSQANIKKAVEAGYWHLYRYNPTLKEEGKNPFTLDSKEPTASFRDFILGQVRYTSLQKAFPEIADELFVKAEEDSKQRYETYKKMAEQA; this is translated from the coding sequence ATGGCAAAGCAAATGAAAACTATGGATGGTAATACTGCTGCTGCATATGTATCATATGCATTTACTGACGTTGCAGCTATTTACCCAATAACACCATCATCTCCTATGGCAGAGCATGTTGATGAATGGTCAGCTAATGGAATGAAAAATATATTTGGTCAAAAAGTGCAAGTTGTAGAACTTCAATCTGAGGGAGGAGCATCAGGTGCAGTTCATGGATCACTAGCAGCTGGAGCTTTAACTACAACATTTACAGCTTCTCAAGGACTTCTTTTAATGATACCAAATATGTATAAAATAGCAGGAGAACTTCTTCCAGGAGTATTCCATGTAAGTGCTCGTGCAATAGCAAGTCATGCACTTTCTATATTTGGAGATCATTCAGATGTAATGGCAGCAAGACAAACTGGATTTGCTTTCTTAGCATCAGGTTCAGTTCAAGAAGTTATAGATCTTGGAGGAGTTGCTCACTTAGCATCTATTAAGTCAAGAGTGCCATTTGTACATTTCTTTGATGGATTCAGAACTTCTCATGAGATTCAAAAAGTTGAGCTTATAGATCATGCAGATTTTGCAAGACTTGCAGATAAAGATGCTGTTAAAGAGTTCAGAAATAGAGCTTTAAATCCAGAGCATCCTGTAACTAGAGGTACAGCACAAAACCCAGATATCTTCTTCCAAGCAAGAGAATCATCTAATACATATTATGAAAAAGTACCTGGAATAGTTGCTGAATACATGAAGGAAATAAGCGAAATAACTGGTAGAGAATATAAGCCATTTAACTACTATGGAGCTGAAGATGCAGAAAACGTAATCATAGCTATGGGTTCTGTAACAGATACAATAGAAGAAACTATAGATTATTTAGCATCAAAAGGTGAAAAAGTAGGACTAGTAAAAGTTCGTCTATATAGACCGTTCTCACCTGAATACTTCTTCAATGTTCTTCCAAAGTCAGTTAAAAAAATAGCTGTACTTGATAGAACAAAAGAGCCAGGAGCATTAGGAGAGCCTCTATATCAAGATGTTCGTACTTTATTCTATGGAAAAGAAAATGCACCTATAATAGTTGGTGGACGTTATGGACTTGGTTCAAAAGATACTACACCTTCTCAAATTAAGGCTGTATATGACAACTTAAAGAAAGCAGAAATCAAAAACAACTTTACTTTAGGAATTATAGATGATGTAACTAATACATCTTTAGAAATAACAGAAGAAATAAACACAGCTCCAGAAGGAACTATAAGATGTAAGTTCTGGGGACTTGGTTCAGACGGTACTGTTGGAGCTAACAAGAGTGCTATAAAAATCATAGGAGATAAGACTGATCTTTATGCTCAAGGATATTTCTCATATGACTCTAAAAAGTCTGGTGGTATAACTATTTCTCACTTAAGATTTGGTAAACAACCTATAAAATCTACTTACTTAATAAATGAGGCAGACTTTATAGCATGTCACAACCAATCTTATGTAGAACAATATGATTTATTAAAAGGACTTAAAAAAGAAGGATCTTTCGTTCTTAACTGTAAGTGGGGAATGGAAGAGCTTGAAGAAAAATTACCAGCTTCAATGAAGAAATATATAGCTGATAATAAGATCAACTTCTACACAATAAATGCTACTGATATAGCAGCTGAAATAGGACTTGGAAACAGAATAAACATGATAATGCAATCTGCATTCTTCAAATTAGCTGAAGTTATCGAATTAGACAAAGCTGTTGAATACTTAAAAGAGTCTATAGTTAAGTCTTATGGTAAAAAAGGTGAAAAAGTAGTTAACATGAACTATGCAGCTGTAGATAAGGGATTAGATGCTCTTGTTAAGGTTGAAGTTCCAGCTTCTTGGTCAACTGCTGTACAATCAGAAGTTGCAATAGGTGAATCTAAAGAAGTTCCAGAGTTTGTAGAAAAAATATTAAACCCAATAAACAGACAAGAGGGAGATTCTCTTCCAGTAAGTACTTTTGTTGGTAGAGAAGATGGAACATTCGAAAATGGATCTGCTGCATATGAGAAGCGTGGAATAGCTGTTAATGTACCTGAGTGGCAAATAGATAACTGTATTCAATGTAATCAATGTTCATTCGTATGTCCTCATGCTGCAATAAGACCAGTGTTATTAACTGAAGAAGAAGTTAAAAATGCACCAGAAGGATTTAAGACTAAGAAAGCTGTAGGTAAGGGTCTTGAAGGTCTTCAATATAGAATGCAAGTAACTACTATGGACTGTACAGGCTGTGGAAACTGTGCTGACATTTGTCCATCTAAAGAAAAATCATTAATAATGAAGCCTCTTGAAACACAAACAGAAGTAGAAGTTCCAAACTGGGATTACGCTATGACTGTATCACCAAAAGAAGATTTAGTAAGTCCAAACAATGTTAAGGGAAGCCAATTCAAGCAACCATTATTTGAGTTCTCAGGAGCTTGTGCAGGTTGTGGAGAAACACCTTACGCTAAAGTTGTAACTCAATTATTTGGAGATAGAATGATAATAGCTAATGCAACAGGTTGTTCATCAATTTGGGGAGGATCAGCTCCAACTACTCCATACTGTACAAACCATGAAGGTAAAGGACCAGCTTGGGCTAACTCATTATTTGAAGACAATGCTGAATTTGGATTTGGTATGTCAGTAGCTGTTAAACAAATGAGAAATAAATTAATTGATTCAATAAATGCAATATTAGAGCTTGACATAGCAGATGAATACAAAACAGTATTTACTGAGTGGTTAAACTCTAAAGAAGATGGAGAACTTTCTAAAGCATCAAGTGCTAAAGTTCTTGAATTATTAAAATCAAATAATATAACAGATGAAAAAGCTAAAGAATTATTAGTTGAAATAGAAGATAAGAAAGATTACCTAATCAAGAAGTCTATGTGGATCGTAGGTGGAGACGGTTGGGCTTATGACATCGGTTATGGTGGACTTGACCACGTGTTAGCTTCAGGTGAGAATGTAAATGTTCTTGTATTTGATACAGAGATTTACTCAAATACTGGAGGACAATCTTCAAAAGCTACTCCAACAGGAGCAGTTGCTAAATTCGCAGCTTCTGGTAAAAAAATCAAGAAGAAAGATCTTGGTATGATCGCTGCAACTTACGGATATGTATACGTAGCTCAAGTTGCTATGGGAGCAGACAAGAACCAATTCATGAAAGCTTTAATAGAAGCTGAGAAGTATGATGGACCATCTCTAATCATAGCTTATGCTCCATGTATAAGTCATGGTATTAAAGAAGGAATGGGACGTAGCCAAGCTAATATTAAGAAAGCAGTTGAAGCTGGATACTGGCATTTATACAGATACAACCCAACATTAAAAGAAGAAGGAAAGAATCCATTTACATTAGATTCTAAAGAGCCAACAGCAAGCTTTAGAGATTTCATATTAGGACAAGTAAGATATACATCTTTACAAAAGGCTTTCCCTGAAATAGCTGACGAGTTATTTGTTAAAGCTGAAGAAGATTCTAAACAAAGATATGAAACTTACAAAAAAATGGCTGAACAAGCTTAA
- the pduL gene encoding phosphate propanoyltransferase, protein MRLPIALSNKHIHLGQKDIDVLFGEGTELTHFKDLSQPGQFACEEKVDIVGPKGTIKGVRVLGPARPETQIEISLSDGFKLGVKAPIKDSGDVEGTPGVKIVGPKGEVELQRGVIVASRHIHMHTDDAAKFNVEDKQKVKIRTSGQRAVVFENVLVRVSPKFALEMHVDVEEGNAAGVRNGDLVELINE, encoded by the coding sequence ATGAGATTACCTATAGCTTTATCAAATAAACATATACATTTAGGACAAAAGGATATCGACGTATTATTCGGAGAGGGAACTGAGTTAACTCACTTTAAAGATCTTTCTCAACCAGGACAATTTGCATGTGAAGAAAAAGTAGATATAGTAGGACCAAAGGGAACAATAAAAGGAGTTAGAGTATTAGGACCTGCAAGACCAGAAACTCAAATTGAAATATCTTTAAGTGATGGATTTAAATTAGGAGTAAAAGCACCTATAAAAGATTCAGGGGATGTTGAAGGAACTCCAGGAGTTAAAATAGTAGGACCAAAAGGTGAAGTAGAACTTCAAAGAGGAGTTATAGTAGCTTCAAGACATATACATATGCATACTGATGATGCTGCAAAGTTTAATGTAGAAGATAAGCAAAAGGTTAAGATAAGAACTTCTGGACAAAGAGCGGTAGTATTTGAAAATGTATTAGTAAGAGTAAGTCCAAAGTTTGCTCTTGAAATGCACGTTGATGTAGAAGAAGGAAATGCAGCTGGAGTTAGAAACGGAGATTTAGTAGAATTAATTAATGAATAA
- the aroA gene encoding 3-phosphoshikimate 1-carboxyvinyltransferase, whose product MSFSNNKLRGEVNIPGDKSISHRSIMLSSISNGKNIVKNFLSGEDCLSTISCFQKMGIKAEMCRKNEVIIQGRGLRGLTKPIQNLNVGNSGTTIRLMMGILAGQNFESTLIGDNSISKRPMKRVTDPLRLMGAKISGNEDANFTPITIGGGNLSGIDYKMPIASAQVKSSIILASLYANSPSKIIEKNKSRNHTEIMLKSFGADIDVNGNEIYVNPVQNLYSEDIFVPGDISSAAFFIAGASMLKGSEVLIKNVGLNETRTGILDVLKDMGGDYEVLNKKYVCGELMGDILVRHSNLNSTIIDSKLIPRLIDEIPIIAVMATQAEGTTIIKDAKELKVKESNRISSVVSNLKKMGADIEELDDGMIIKGPTKLRGCSIESFSDHRIAMAFSIASLVASGNTNIDNTSCIEISFPHFYDILKQITY is encoded by the coding sequence ATGAGTTTTAGTAACAATAAATTAAGAGGAGAAGTTAATATTCCAGGAGATAAATCTATATCACATAGATCTATAATGTTATCTTCTATATCTAATGGAAAAAATATAGTTAAAAATTTTTTGAGTGGAGAAGACTGTCTAAGCACTATATCGTGTTTTCAAAAAATGGGGATAAAAGCAGAAATGTGTAGAAAAAATGAAGTTATAATACAAGGTAGAGGACTTAGAGGACTTACAAAACCAATTCAAAATTTAAATGTAGGAAATTCGGGAACTACAATAAGACTGATGATGGGTATACTAGCTGGTCAAAATTTCGAATCAACTTTAATAGGAGATAATTCTATATCTAAAAGACCTATGAAAAGAGTAACAGATCCATTAAGGCTTATGGGAGCTAAGATATCTGGGAATGAAGATGCTAATTTTACACCTATAACTATAGGAGGAGGAAATTTAAGTGGAATAGATTATAAGATGCCTATAGCTTCAGCTCAAGTTAAGTCCTCTATAATACTTGCTTCTTTATATGCAAATTCTCCTAGTAAGATAATAGAAAAGAACAAAAGTAGAAATCATACTGAGATCATGCTAAAGTCTTTTGGAGCAGATATAGATGTAAATGGCAATGAAATTTATGTAAATCCTGTTCAAAATCTATATTCTGAAGATATATTTGTTCCAGGGGATATTTCATCAGCTGCATTTTTTATAGCGGGTGCTAGTATGTTGAAGGGATCTGAAGTTTTAATAAAAAATGTAGGACTTAATGAAACGAGGACTGGAATTTTAGATGTATTAAAAGATATGGGTGGAGATTATGAAGTATTAAATAAAAAATATGTTTGTGGAGAATTGATGGGAGATATACTAGTTAGACATTCTAACCTAAATTCTACTATAATAGATTCAAAGTTAATACCAAGGCTTATAGATGAAATACCTATAATAGCTGTCATGGCAACGCAGGCAGAAGGAACAACTATTATAAAAGATGCAAAGGAGCTTAAGGTAAAAGAGTCAAATAGAATAAGTAGTGTTGTTTCTAATCTCAAGAAAATGGGAGCAGATATTGAAGAATTAGATGATGGTATGATTATAAAAGGACCAACAAAGTTGAGGGGTTGCAGTATAGAGAGTTTTTCAGATCATAGGATAGCCATGGCATTTTCTATAGCTTCTTTAGTAGCGTCTGGAAATACAAATATAGATAATACAAGTTGCATAGAAATATCTTTTCCTCATTTTTACGATATATTAAAACAAATAACTTATTAA
- the aroB gene encoding 3-dehydroquinate synthase, translating to MENGYKVYIKKDFSEIDIKKDYDKVLIITDENVKKLYMDNFIRTLNFKNIIQYIIEPGENSKTLNVYEDVFKFCIENEVSRKSLIIALGGGVVGDLSGFIASTYMRGIDLIHCPTTLLSQVDSSIGGKTGINLGNYKNIIGSFYRPEFIHININTLKTLKHNEFLSGLSEVIKYALICDYEFLDYLLNNKSKILNLDEECLTYIVKKCSNIKIDVVKKDEKESGIRKTLNLGHTFGHGIEKLGNLSHGFAVAIGTHIAFRLSYKKGYINKSYYEKALSVYKAYNIPISFNGINSMDILKIMKKDKKNSFSKINLVLPTGHSSVEVVDNIDEEEILYVIQEVGNEF from the coding sequence ATGGAAAATGGATACAAAGTCTATATAAAAAAAGATTTTAGTGAAATAGATATAAAAAAAGATTACGATAAAGTTTTAATTATAACAGATGAAAATGTAAAAAAACTGTATATGGATAATTTTATACGAACTTTAAATTTTAAGAATATTATACAATACATTATAGAACCAGGAGAAAACTCTAAGACTCTAAACGTGTATGAAGATGTATTTAAGTTTTGTATAGAAAATGAAGTGAGCAGAAAATCATTGATCATAGCATTAGGTGGTGGTGTTGTAGGGGATTTAAGTGGATTTATAGCATCTACTTATATGAGGGGAATAGATCTAATTCATTGTCCTACAACGTTATTATCTCAGGTTGACAGTTCTATCGGAGGCAAGACTGGAATAAATTTAGGAAATTACAAAAATATTATAGGTAGTTTTTATAGACCTGAGTTTATACATATAAATATTAATACACTTAAAACATTAAAACATAATGAATTTCTAAGTGGGCTCTCAGAAGTTATTAAGTATGCACTTATATGTGACTATGAATTCTTGGATTATCTTTTAAATAATAAAAGTAAGATATTAAATTTAGATGAGGAATGTTTAACATATATAGTAAAGAAATGTTCGAATATAAAAATTGATGTCGTTAAAAAAGATGAAAAAGAGTCTGGAATTAGAAAAACATTAAATCTAGGACATACTTTTGGACATGGGATAGAAAAGCTAGGTAATTTGAGCCATGGTTTTGCTGTTGCAATTGGAACCCACATAGCCTTTAGGTTATCCTATAAAAAAGGATATATAAATAAATCTTACTATGAAAAAGCCTTAAGCGTTTATAAAGCCTACAACATACCTATAAGTTTTAATGGTATAAATTCTATGGACATATTAAAAATAATGAAAAAAGATAAGAAAAATAGTTTCTCAAAAATAAATCTAGTACTACCAACTGGACATTCGTCTGTTGAGGTAGTAGATAATATAGATGAAGAGGAGATACTTTATGTAATACAGGAGGTTGGAAATGAGTTTTAG
- the aroC gene encoding chorismate synthase has product MLRYLTSGESHGQSLITIIEGIPSNLNIDIDNINGELCRRQQGYGRGDRMKIEKDKVNILSGMRGSTTIGSPIAIEIKNKDYENWKEYMNPVEEIDKESKCVSKVRPGHADMVGSLKYDFKDVRNVLERASARETAARVAVGGVCKEFLSKFDIDFTSHVIQIGNHKLNKSFEFDYIKKESEISQVRCVDKEYENLFIDEIKKAKEEGDSLGGIFEVRIKNVVPGLGSYVHYDKKLDSELSAHIMSIQAIKGVEFGLGFEMASLKGSDIHDEIYYSKERGIYKNTNRLGGIEGGMSTGEEIVIRGVMKPIPTLYKPLNSIDINTLENYKASIERSDNCALPAACVVAENVCAFVIAKFFIEKFGQDNMKDIIKTYQNYLERLSDRGWKMDTKSI; this is encoded by the coding sequence ATGCTTAGATATTTAACTAGTGGGGAATCTCATGGACAATCTTTAATTACAATAATAGAAGGTATTCCGTCTAATCTAAATATAGATATAGACAATATTAATGGAGAATTATGTAGACGACAACAGGGATATGGCAGAGGAGATAGAATGAAGATAGAAAAAGATAAAGTGAATATTTTATCTGGTATGAGAGGAAGTACTACTATAGGAAGTCCTATAGCTATTGAAATAAAAAATAAGGATTATGAAAATTGGAAAGAATATATGAATCCAGTTGAAGAAATAGATAAAGAAAGTAAGTGTGTTTCAAAAGTAAGACCTGGACATGCTGATATGGTAGGAAGTTTAAAATATGATTTTAAAGATGTAAGAAATGTTTTGGAAAGGGCAAGCGCTAGAGAAACAGCAGCAAGAGTTGCAGTTGGAGGAGTTTGCAAGGAATTTTTGTCAAAGTTCGATATAGATTTTACATCTCATGTAATACAAATAGGAAATCACAAGCTTAATAAATCGTTTGAATTTGATTACATAAAAAAAGAATCTGAGATATCACAGGTAAGATGTGTAGATAAGGAATATGAAAATTTATTTATAGATGAAATAAAAAAAGCAAAAGAAGAGGGAGATAGTTTAGGTGGAATATTTGAGGTTAGGATAAAAAATGTTGTTCCAGGGCTTGGGAGTTATGTTCATTATGATAAAAAACTTGATTCTGAGTTAAGTGCTCATATTATGTCAATACAAGCGATAAAAGGAGTAGAGTTCGGACTTGGATTTGAAATGGCAAGCTTAAAGGGCTCTGATATTCATGATGAAATATATTATTCAAAAGAAAGAGGTATTTATAAAAATACTAATAGATTAGGTGGTATAGAAGGTGGAATGAGTACTGGTGAGGAAATCGTAATAAGGGGTGTAATGAAGCCCATACCTACTTTATATAAGCCACTTAATAGTATTGATATAAATACTCTTGAAAATTATAAGGCATCGATAGAAAGATCTGATAATTGTGCTCTGCCGGCTGCTTGTGTGGTTGCTGAAAATGTATGTGCATTCGTTATTGCAAAGTTTTTTATAGAAAAGTTTGGACAAGATAATATGAAGGATATAATTAAAACGTATCAAAATTATTTGGAAAGGTTGTCTGATAGAGGATGGAAAATGGATACAAAGTCTATATAA